The proteins below come from a single Perca flavescens isolate YP-PL-M2 chromosome 8, PFLA_1.0, whole genome shotgun sequence genomic window:
- the gabarapl2 gene encoding gamma-aminobutyric acid receptor-associated protein-like 2 isoform X2 — protein MKWMFKEDHSLEHRCVESAKIRNKYPDRVPVIVEKVSGSQIVDIDKRKYLVPSDITVAQFMWIIRKRIQLPSEKAIFLFVDKTVPQSSLTMGQLYDKEKDQDGFLYVAYSGENTFGYKTFYTTRG, from the exons ATGAAATGGATGTTTAAAGAGGACCATTCCCTGG AGCATCGATGTGTGGAGTCAGCCAAAATACGAAACAAATATCCTGACAGAGTACCA GTGATAGTGGAGAAGGTGTCGGGCTCGCAGATAGTGGACATTGATAAGAGGAAGTACCTTGTGCCCTCTGACATCACAGTGGCCCAGTTCATGTGGATCATCAGGAAACGCATCCAGCTGCCTTCAGAGAAAGCCATCTTCCTCTTTGTCGACAAAACTGTCCCCCAATCCAG TCTGACTATGGGCCAGCTGTACGACAAGGAGAAGGACCAGGACGGCTTTCTGTACGTGGCCTACAGCGGAGAAAACACCTTTGGTTACAAGACCTTTTATACAACACGAGgctaa
- the gabarapl2 gene encoding gamma-aminobutyric acid receptor-associated protein-like 2 isoform X1, whose product MKWMFKEDHSLEHRCVESAKIRNKYPDRVPVIVEKVSGSQIVDIDKRKYLVPSDITVAQFMWIIRKRIQLPSEKAIFLFVDKTVPQSSRSSGACMLVRECLVVSVSDAEGGDKASVRAVMKQSLTTFFQYFKTAPTLSYAQIDRSWFPGSFPSVCSKG is encoded by the exons ATGAAATGGATGTTTAAAGAGGACCATTCCCTGG AGCATCGATGTGTGGAGTCAGCCAAAATACGAAACAAATATCCTGACAGAGTACCA GTGATAGTGGAGAAGGTGTCGGGCTCGCAGATAGTGGACATTGATAAGAGGAAGTACCTTGTGCCCTCTGACATCACAGTGGCCCAGTTCATGTGGATCATCAGGAAACGCATCCAGCTGCCTTCAGAGAAAGCCATCTTCCTCTTTGTCGACAAAACTGTCCCCCAATCCAG CCGGTCCAGTGGTGCATGCATGCTAGTGCGTGAGTGCCTTGTGGTTTCGGTATCGGATGCCGAGGGCGGGGATAAAGCGTCTGTGAGAGCCGTGATGAAGCAATCCCTGACcactttttttcagtatttcaaGACAGCACCTACACTCTCCTACGCTCAGATCGATCGCTCTTGGTTCCCAGGATCAtttccttctgtctgttccaaaggttag